The Triplophysa rosa linkage group LG15, Trosa_1v2, whole genome shotgun sequence genome has a segment encoding these proteins:
- the LOC130565669 gene encoding cGMP-dependent 3',5'-cyclic phosphodiesterase-like, translating into MMRSALWRSKVRLEIQLIMAFIDPSPFRECLSIICLFVCLFIYASVFFRQDALLQLASIIDVSGLQKTIKDVLGAILPNTESVCLYLLEAESRLRCEDPPHEIPAEGTLRDAVKQQKRIQCAGLPSSGLHEKHTNSLAAPLPPDKRVLIMPLVDEGTVTSVIVLCCKTLTEQDEQNLNVLEKHLTVACKRVQHMQRCSKQPRALTHNAPVEVKASTRPEDYRELDRKILQLCGELCDLDAASLQLKVIKYVSISITVFCPKSSG; encoded by the exons ATGATGAGGTCAGCGTTgtggaggtcaaaggtcaggctGGAGATTCAACTCATCATGGCCTTCATTGATCCTTCACCCTTCAGAGAGTGTTTGagcatcatttgtttgtttgtttgtttgtttatctaCGCTTCTGTTTTTTTCCGCCAGGATGCATTGCTGCAGTTGGCCTCCATTATTGATGTCAGCGGCCTTCAGAAGACCATTAAAGATGTGCTGGGAGCCATCCTACCAAACACG GAGTCCGTGTGTTTGTACCTGTTGGAGGCGGAGTCTCGACTCAGATGTGAAGATCCGCCCCATGAGATCCCAGCAGAGGGAACGCTCAG AGATGCAGTTAAACAGCAGAAGAGAATCCAGTGTGCTGGTCTGCCGTCATCAGGACTCCACGAGAAACACACCAACTCACTGGCCGCTCCATTACCACCTGATAAAcgag tgcTCATCATGCCGTTAGTTGATGAGGGGACGGTGACATCAGTGATTGTG CTCTGCTGTAAAACTCTGACAGAACAAGACGAACAAAACCTGAACGTCCTGGAAAAACAC CTCACTGTGGCCTGTAAACGGGTTCAACACATGCAGAGATGCTCCAAACAGCCCCGCGCTCTGACCCACAATGCACCAGTGGAGGTCAAAGCCAGCACACGACCGGAGGACTACAGAGAACTCGACCGCAAGATCCTACAGCTGTGTG GTGAGCTGTGTGATCTAGATGCCGCATCTCTACAACTTAAAGTCATCAAATATGTGAGTATATCAATCACAGTCTTCTGTCCTAAAAGCTCTgggtaa